A region from the Aphis gossypii isolate Hap1 chromosome 1, ASM2018417v2, whole genome shotgun sequence genome encodes:
- the LOC114123523 gene encoding uncharacterized protein LOC114123523 isoform X2 has translation MLKTVDHDSGTESDDEHSPDREPKSTKQGVPESTRLMENIGSEDMVGDMEPTRSSSSGRSSVATPGPSPYFLDSALPSDCDQHSSEEELEVINSNPEALLQVELPTPDPDEANSCGVPENSVASLARKRCRSASEAGCGNTIAVSWSGSSDDEVQGLMSTRPTPLKFCASPPSHVHKPGQCTVSSSPPLKLVHLSPRQSVSLPNTSPRKRHRQRHHPTRNVQRPCLDFEKMQQLKSLSATSWRHTSKDHSGELSVYCW, from the exons atg ttaaaaactgTTGACCACGACTCTGGCACAGAGTCTGACGACGAACACAGTCCTGACAGAGAACCTAAAAGTACAAAACAAGGAGTACCTGAATCTACTCGat taatggaGAACATTGGGAGTGAAGATATGGTTGGTGATATGGAACCTACAAGGTCTTCAAGCAGTGGTCGCAGTAGTGTTGCCACTCCTGGTCCTTCCCCATATTTCTTAGATTCTGCTTTACCTAGTGACTGTGATCAACACAGTTCTGAAGAAGAATTAGaagttataaatagtaatccTGAAGCATTACTGCAAGTTGAATTACCTACACCTGATCCAGATGAAGCAAATTCTTGCGGTGTTCCTGAAAATTCTGTAGCGTCATTAGCTCGTAAACGTTGTCGATCTGCTAGTGAAGCTGGTTGTGGAAACACAATAGCTGTAAGCTGGTCAGGTTCATCTGATGATGAAGTACAAGGACTTATGTCAACCAGACCAACTCCATTAAAATTTTGTGCATCACCTCCATCTCATGTGCACAAACCAGGACAGTGTACTGTATCCTCTTCACCGCCTTTAAAATTAGTACACTTGTCACCTAGGCAATCTGTATCTTTGCCAAACACTTCTCCACGTAAACGTCACAGACAAAGGCATCATCCTACTCGTAATGTGCAGAGGCCTTGTTTAGACTTCGAAAAAATGCAACAG cTTAAATCGTTGTCAGCAACTTCGTGGAGGCATACTAGTAAAGATCACAGTGGTGAATTGTCAGTGTACTGTTGGTGA
- the LOC114123523 gene encoding uncharacterized protein LOC114123523 isoform X1 produces MMLKFVTHKLKTHSLEDHRRPSKLKTVDHDSGTESDDEHSPDREPKSTKQGVPESTRLMENIGSEDMVGDMEPTRSSSSGRSSVATPGPSPYFLDSALPSDCDQHSSEEELEVINSNPEALLQVELPTPDPDEANSCGVPENSVASLARKRCRSASEAGCGNTIAVSWSGSSDDEVQGLMSTRPTPLKFCASPPSHVHKPGQCTVSSSPPLKLVHLSPRQSVSLPNTSPRKRHRQRHHPTRNVQRPCLDFEKMQQLKSLSATSWRHTSKDHSGELSVYCW; encoded by the exons ttaaaaactgTTGACCACGACTCTGGCACAGAGTCTGACGACGAACACAGTCCTGACAGAGAACCTAAAAGTACAAAACAAGGAGTACCTGAATCTACTCGat taatggaGAACATTGGGAGTGAAGATATGGTTGGTGATATGGAACCTACAAGGTCTTCAAGCAGTGGTCGCAGTAGTGTTGCCACTCCTGGTCCTTCCCCATATTTCTTAGATTCTGCTTTACCTAGTGACTGTGATCAACACAGTTCTGAAGAAGAATTAGaagttataaatagtaatccTGAAGCATTACTGCAAGTTGAATTACCTACACCTGATCCAGATGAAGCAAATTCTTGCGGTGTTCCTGAAAATTCTGTAGCGTCATTAGCTCGTAAACGTTGTCGATCTGCTAGTGAAGCTGGTTGTGGAAACACAATAGCTGTAAGCTGGTCAGGTTCATCTGATGATGAAGTACAAGGACTTATGTCAACCAGACCAACTCCATTAAAATTTTGTGCATCACCTCCATCTCATGTGCACAAACCAGGACAGTGTACTGTATCCTCTTCACCGCCTTTAAAATTAGTACACTTGTCACCTAGGCAATCTGTATCTTTGCCAAACACTTCTCCACGTAAACGTCACAGACAAAGGCATCATCCTACTCGTAATGTGCAGAGGCCTTGTTTAGACTTCGAAAAAATGCAACAG cTTAAATCGTTGTCAGCAACTTCGTGGAGGCATACTAGTAAAGATCACAGTGGTGAATTGTCAGTGTACTGTTGGTGA
- the LOC114123514 gene encoding otolith matrix protein OMM-64-like — MMAKSLSIIFVSFIFSTSVSFGEDACSNFEDKDCVSPNILKNGHFINQWSVYLPGMTKSQAKQLLEENGFDYLGQIMDGIDLHLVTKKGTQEKHALPNERIIELLKKHEKVHSVAQKHVLENSQDQVVNIIDEDKVYFESIDPSTIVLNDGWNNLERITAFEAAEAARTAAASANTKSADANEANEADGGDNRKKKQRRKIQDGEEVLDEDALDENASDEESLDEDVTDEDALDEDALDEDALDEDALDEDALDEDALDEDALDEDALDEDALDEDALDEDSLEESR, encoded by the exons atGATGGCAAAATCACTATCCATTATCTTTGTGAGCTTCATATTTTCAACGAGTGTCTCATTCGGTGAGGACGCGTGCAGTAACTTCGAAGATAAGGATTGCGTTAGTCCAAACATACTTAAAAATGGACACTTCATTAACCAATGGTCAGTTTATTTGCCTGGAATGACCAAGAGCCAGGCTAAACAACTATTAGAAGAAAATGGTTTTGACTATTTAGGACAG aTAATGGATGGGATTGATTTGCATCTTGTGACAAAGAAAGGTACACAAGAAAAACATGCTTTACCCAACGAAAGAATAAtagaattacttaaaaaacacgaaaaa GTGCATTCAGTCGCACAAAAGCACGTACTTGAAAACTCTCAAGATCAGGTGGTAAACATAATCGACGAAGATAAAGTCTATTTCGAATCTATTGATCCCAGCACGATCGTATTGAACGACGGTTGGAATAACTTGGAAAGAATAACTGCTTTCGAGGCTGCAGAAGCCGCGAGAACTGCAGCAGCGTCAGCTAATACTAAGTCTGCAGATGCTAACGAAGCAAATGAAGCTGATGGTGGTGATAATCGCAAAAAGAAACAACGCAGAAAAATACAAGACGGCGAAGAGGTGTTAGACGAGGACGCCCTGGACGAGAACGCCTCTGATGAGGAATCCCTGGATGAAGACGTCACTGATGAGGATGCCTTGGACGAGGACGCCTTGGACGAGGACGCCTTGGACGAGGACGCCTTGGACGAGGACGCCTTGGACGAGGACGCTTTGGACGAGGACGCCTTGGACGAGGACGCCTTGGACGAGGACGCTTTGGACGAGGATGCCTTGGACGAGGATTCGTTAGAAGAGAGTCGTTGA
- the LOC114123520 gene encoding coiled-coil domain-containing protein 97 — protein sequence MMDTVMTEEDLQLGVQTNDKNTKTPQEQIIDHIVLKALNSDFISQQKNQLEFSLEERRKIAEDILNDSHSKFLYTFGDYLIEDHLEYFKSRNNDNYEIHFHLHRLSRLINSKKVVCKNRRYQAMLELLKGDYFSDNEMRNREPLLWEQLVGQYLSEEEKFNYDNQYLAQNSLTEVLFEQIDRDNRDDLKRKQQIEEVQKENEEGEECDDDDDDDDDYDDDDNISNKPSLAMEVHKPSAFWGEYSKPKNETVKIGKRRWKEDHLLNLEQYNNKELNDKEKLLLLDEFKSHMIHKFLNGQEDYDYNNVDNNPEFDNLQIKSIDEEEKYFDSESPIEEIPTIKDDMELEHPIESDEEDELDTYMNMLQKNEITDSVTNKFKNL from the exons ATGATGGACACTGTG atgacTGAAGAAGATCTCCAATTAGGAGTTCaaacaaatgataaaaacactaaaacacCACAAGAGCAAATAATTGatcatattgtattgaaaGCTTTAAATAGTGATTTTATAAGTCAACAAAAGAATCAATTAGAATTTTCACTTGAGGAAAGAAGAAAAATTGCTgaagacattttaaatgatagtcactcaaagtttttatatacttttggtgattatttaatagaagATCACTTAGAATACTTTAAATCTAGAAATAATGACaattatgaaatacattttcatcttCACAGATTAAGCcgtttaataaattctaaaaaa GTTGTTTGTAAAAATCGACGTTATCAAGCTATGCTTGAACTTCTTAAAGGCGATTACTTTAGTGATAATGAGATGCGAAATAGAGAACCTTTACTTTGGGAACAACTAGTTGGACAATATCTATCAGAAGAAGAAAAATTCAACTATGACAATCAATATTTAGCTCAAAATtc gtTAACTGAAGTTTTATTTGAGCAAATTGATCGTGATAATAGAGATGATTTAAAACGCAAACAACAAATAGAGGAAGTCCAAAAAGAAAACGAAGAAGGTGAAGAatgtgatgatgatgatgatgacgatgatgattatgatgatgatgataatatttcaaataaaccaTCACTGGCTATGGAAGTTCATAAACCATCAGCCTTTTGGGGTGAATATAGTAAACCAAAAAATGAAACAGTTAAAATTGGCAAACGTCGATGGAAAGAAGATCATTTACTCAACCTAGAACAGTATAACAACAAAGAACTAAATGATAAAGAAAAACTCCTTTTATTAGATGAATTTAAATCTCATATGATTCACAAATTCCTCAATGGCCAAGAAGATTATGACTATAA TAATGTGGATAATAATCCAGAATTTGAtaacttacaaattaaatccattgatgaagaagaaaaatattttgattcagAAAGTCCTATTGAagaaatacctactataaaagaTGACATGGAATTAGAGCATCCTATAGAAAGTGATGAAGAAGATgaattagatacctatatgaatatgctacaaaaaaatgaaattactgatagtgtaacaaataaatttaaaaatttataa
- the LOC114123530 gene encoding cilia- and flagella-associated protein 298-like isoform X3: protein MVLIHVKNGDDSQFLYEASLETPVDECTLNITSIYNGRLKISRICSEMEELKKYGTLLPPEIMGLTDEQVVELKLVDTWGEKCIPSGGYTFHKDPIGRRNGKRPNEQMQNVLTKTIEEAKACVSKKLVQSQISLTQKKVQEALDILRGAIMIVYPMNLPPHDNIRLEIENNEDLSGTHASLEVIAPNIAQLWFSGRELVREPNKKMKDYLGRNEKTKVVLKLTKTGAGPPAREPPLSEQDRKLLMAEAFKKQEELKDVQTETNR, encoded by the exons atggtatTAATTCATGTTAAGAATGGCGACGATAGTCAATTTTTGTATGAAGCATCATTGGAAACTCCTGTTGATGAATGCACTTTGAATATTACTTCCATCTATAATGGCCGTTTAAAAATTTCCAGAATCTGTagtg aaatggaagaacttaaaaaatatggtacaTTGTTGCCACCTGAGATAATGGGATTGACTGATGAACAAGTTGTTGAACTTAAACTGGTCGATACATGGggtgaaaaatgtatacctagtgGTGGTTATACATTCCACAAAGATCCAATTGGACGCCGAAATGGAAAACGCCCTAATGAACAAATGCAAAATGTGTTGACTAAAACAATTGAAGAAGCTAAGGCTTGTGTGtccaaa aaattgGTTCAGTCTCAGATTTCATTAACTCAAAAGAAAGTTCAAGAAGCTCTTGATATACTTAGAGGTGCAATTATGATTGTTTATCCAATGAATTTACCACCACACGATAACATAAGacttgaaattgaaaacaatgaGGATCTTTCAGGAACTCATGCATCATTAGag GTGATCGCACCAAATATAGCACAACTTTGGTTTTCTGGTCGTGAATTAGTGCGagaaccaaataaaaaaatgaaggaCTATTTGGGACgtaatgaaaaaacaaaagttgtGTTGAAGCTTACTAAGACCGGTGCCGGACCACCAGCTCGTGAACCACCATTAAGTGAACAAGATCGCAAATTGTTAATGGCTGaagcttttaaaaaacaagAGGAATTAAAG
- the LOC114123530 gene encoding cilia- and flagella-associated protein 298-like isoform X4, whose translation MVLIHVKNGDDSQFLYEASLETPVDECTLNITSIYNGRLKISRICSEMEELKKYGTLLPPEIMGLTDEQVVELKLVDTWGEKCIPSGGYTFHKDPIGRRNGKRPNEQMQNVLTKTIEEAKACVSKKLVQSQISLTQKKVQEALDILRGAIMIVYPMNLPPHDNIRLEIENNEDLSGTHASLEVIAPNIAQLWFSGRELVREPNKKMKDYLGRNEKTKVVLKLTKTGAGPPAREPPLSEQDRKLLMAEAFKKQEELKG comes from the exons atggtatTAATTCATGTTAAGAATGGCGACGATAGTCAATTTTTGTATGAAGCATCATTGGAAACTCCTGTTGATGAATGCACTTTGAATATTACTTCCATCTATAATGGCCGTTTAAAAATTTCCAGAATCTGTagtg aaatggaagaacttaaaaaatatggtacaTTGTTGCCACCTGAGATAATGGGATTGACTGATGAACAAGTTGTTGAACTTAAACTGGTCGATACATGGggtgaaaaatgtatacctagtgGTGGTTATACATTCCACAAAGATCCAATTGGACGCCGAAATGGAAAACGCCCTAATGAACAAATGCAAAATGTGTTGACTAAAACAATTGAAGAAGCTAAGGCTTGTGTGtccaaa aaattgGTTCAGTCTCAGATTTCATTAACTCAAAAGAAAGTTCAAGAAGCTCTTGATATACTTAGAGGTGCAATTATGATTGTTTATCCAATGAATTTACCACCACACGATAACATAAGacttgaaattgaaaacaatgaGGATCTTTCAGGAACTCATGCATCATTAGag GTGATCGCACCAAATATAGCACAACTTTGGTTTTCTGGTCGTGAATTAGTGCGagaaccaaataaaaaaatgaaggaCTATTTGGGACgtaatgaaaaaacaaaagttgtGTTGAAGCTTACTAAGACCGGTGCCGGACCACCAGCTCGTGAACCACCATTAAGTGAACAAGATCGCAAATTGTTAATGGCTGaagcttttaaaaaacaagAGGAATTAAAG